A genomic segment from Gossypium hirsutum isolate 1008001.06 chromosome D04, Gossypium_hirsutum_v2.1, whole genome shotgun sequence encodes:
- the LOC107899466 gene encoding translin: protein MKSALRNAYYFTLSRYSLNPNPSLLHIVPFISTFPSLPSVLSRNHPFRSPLCATLMTGGDSDSPQTSPSLEKQFEKFRVQLEDSGSLRERIRAVVLEIESATRLMQASLLLVHQSKPIPEVLQKANSQINVLKDLYNKLAEVVRECPGQYYRYHGDWRSETQMVVSLLAFMHWLETGNLLMHTEAEEKLGLNNSDFALDLEDYLVGVCFMSNEMPRYVVNQVTAGDYDCPRNVLKFLTDLHAAFHMLNLRNDFLRKKFDSMKYDLRRVEEVYYDVKIRGLATTGDSVGDQGAQKI, encoded by the exons ATGAAATCAGCGTTACGGAACGCTTACTACTTCACTCTCTCTCGCTACtccttaaaccctaacccctcACTTCTTCACATCGTTCCCTTCATTTCCACTTTTCCTTCGCTTCCCTCTGTCCTTTCCAGAAACCATCCCTTTCGTTCCCCTCTCTGCGCCACTCTCATGACCGGCGGTGATTCCGACTCGCCGCAAACCTCTCCTTCTCTGGAGAAACAGTTCGAGAAGTTCCGAGTCCAGCTTGAAGATTCTGGCAGCTTACGGGAACGCATACGCGCCGTCGTTCTGGAAATCGAGTCGGCGACTCGGCTCATGCAAGCTAGCCTCCTCCTCGTTCACCAATCTAAACCAATTCCCG AGGTTTTGCAGAAGGCAAATTCTCAGATTAACGTACTAAAGGATCTTTACAATAAACTTGCTGAAGTTGTTAGGGAATGCCCTGGACAATATTACAG GTATCATGGGGATTGGAGGAGTGAAACTCAAATGGTAGTTTCTTTGCTTGCCTTTATGCATTGGTTGGAAACTGGAAATCTGCTTATGCATACTGAAGCTGAGGAAAAACTTGGAT TGAACAATTCGGATTTTGCTTTAGACCTGGAGGATTATCTTGTTG GTGTTTGTTTCATgtcaaatgaaatg CCGAGATATGTGGTGAATCAAGTGACAGCTGGTGACTATGATTGTCCAAGAAATGTGTTGAAGTTCTTGACAGATCTTCATGCTGCCTTTCACATGCTTAATCTCCGTAATGATTTCCTGCGCAAGAAGTTTGATA GTATGAAGTACGACCTAAGAAGAGTTGAAGAGGTCTATTATGATGTTAAGATTCGAGGCTTAGCAACCACCGGGGATTCTGTTGGAGATCAAGGAGCCCAAAAGATATGA